The Cherax quadricarinatus isolate ZL_2023a unplaced genomic scaffold, ASM3850222v1 Contig1792, whole genome shotgun sequence genome has a segment encoding these proteins:
- the LOC138851718 gene encoding uncharacterized protein — protein MYLHVYRDYFIEQMRDMYDRSPLAMSLRIHPIIVIRTLRQNISGDDQNGQFVINLAFELVSEEEISEVFDRWVGTILERYESELQDQEGSGWIIDQIESFSIEYVKVEFRVQVGSYVAYPEKLRGKKYVFNPEINDGLCVLRAFAAYQCHKKNKPWCDIRRAVTTKRGCLNHAKTSIDDFPITRDKLGILEKENKVSLYVYQLRKDQDRTFMAMCRKGNKKYKDIMCALLLNERHLVLIKDFDGYVRTIMTEKGVKKHCHSCLMKLNTQEELDIHEDGCKINQVLVFPPEGTTVHFENFSHTHSNEYIGVFDFECALDTTLPAGKIESRHKAIAYCYIIFDRKGEIVCIKSYKGEDAVNHFILNVSGEWNKIKFRRQYHEIHMSEEDKMRHDSQNTCELCGNTFKKPKDKHKHHDHTLNFNNYIGAYCARCNMQCKDKREKLLLFCHNMSYDLGIILKELNVDKYNVEIHSKQGFKFLKVDIGKVRFQDSLSLLNGSLSTLAEQHIKAGKSLKYTETILKDVPRDVLPLLCKGKQILCYDYIDSLKKLDETKLPSKDHFFNSLRNSAISQEDYEHALKVFELGKCKTLGDYLMLYLKTDVGLLADVFMEWRKTLKDIYKLDVSNYISLPSFSWDAFLLKTNVRLDMIYSHELYDLIKRNLRGGFTCAINQYSKADNPLINPNFDVESGMGTHILYLDFNSLYASAMVEALPQNGIRKLSNDEKNAFLDVGLSNVSCEGQKGYWIECDTKHISPEVARRTDELPLILSHMNISAEMLSPYCESILKNEGYMDFSNFSPEHPLYDDSRKGELGLLKSEMCDNHISELIALKAKMYSVKIAGRSTTVSRAKGIPSQFMPLLTHARYKNVLSNVDRELFT, from the exons atgtatttacatgtttatagggattattttatagaacagatgcgagatatgtatgatagatcgcctctagcaatgtcgctcagaatccacccaattatagttataaggacattacgtcaaaacatatcgggtgatgatcaaaatggacaatttgtgataaatttagcgtttgagttagtaagtgaagaggaaatctCTGAAGTATTTGATCGATGGGTGGGAACAATATTAGAAAGATACGAGTCAGAGTTGCAAGATCAGGAAGGATCTGGCTGGATCATAGATCAAATCGAATCTTTCAGTATCGAATATGTTAAAGTAGAATTCAGAGTGCAAGTGGGGTCATATGTGGCATATCCCGAGAAACTGCGAGGGAAGAAATATGTATTTAATCCAGAGATTAATGATGGGTTATGTGTACTGCGTGCTTTTGCTGCCTATCAATGTCATAAAAAGAACAAGCCATGGTGTGATATTCGCAGAGCAGTTACTACTAAGAGAGGTTGTCTTAATCATGCAAAAACTTCTATAGATGATTTCCCCATTACGCGTGATAAGTTAGGTATattagagaaggaaaataaagtgtCATTATATGTTTATCAATTAAGAAAGGATCAAGATAGGACATTTATGGCTATGTGTCgtaaggggaataagaaatataaggaCATTATGTGCGCGTTATTGTTGAATGAAAGACATTTGGTTTTAATCAAAGATTTTGACGGGTATGTTAGAACGATAATGACAGAAAAAGGTGTAAAGAAGCACTGTCATAGTTGTTTGATGAAGTTGAATACACAGGAAGAGTTAGATATCCACGAAGATGGATGTAAAATCAATCAGGTTCTCGTATTCCCcccggaaggaacaacagtacactttGAAAATTTTAGTCATACGCATTCCAACGAATATATCGGTGTATTTGATTTCGAATGTGCATTAGACACAACTCTCCCAGCAGGTAAAATTGAGTctcgtcataaagccattgcctattgttatattatatttgatcgcaaaggagaaatagtgtgtataaagagttataagggggaggatgctgttaatcatttcattttaaatgttagtggtgaatggaATAAAATAAAGTTTAGAAGACAGTATCATGAAATCCATATGTCAGAGGAGGATAAGATGAGGCATGATTCTCAGAACACTTGTGAATTATGtggtaacaccttcaaaaaacccaaagacaaacataaacaccatgaccatactttaaatttcaataattatattggagCCTATTGTGCACGTTGTAATATGCAGtgtaaagacaagagagagaaattattgcttttttgtcataacatgtcgtatgatttaggaataattttaaaggaattgaatgttgataaatataacgttgaaattcattcgaaacaaggattcaaattcttgaaagtagacataggtaaggttaggtttcaggattcactgtctttattgaatggatctctttccacgttagcagaacaacatatcaaggcaggtaaatccctgaaatatacagagactattctgaaagatgtgcctcgagatgtcttacctttattatgtaaaggaaaacaaattttgtgttatgattatattgatagtttaaagaagctcgatgaaacaaaattaccgagtaaagatcatttttttaattctttgagaaataGCGCTATCAGCCAAGAAGATTATGAACATGCATTGAAAGTGTTTGAGTTGGGTAAATGTAAGACTTTAGGAGATTACTTGATGTTATATCTCAAGACAGATGTTGGTTTGTTAGCcgatgtcttcatggagtggcgtaaaacactcaaagatatttataagctagacgttagtaattatataagtttaccatcattcagttgggatgcattcctattgaaaactaatgtaagattaGATATGATATATTCCCATGAATTATATGACTTGATTAAAAGGAATCTCAGAGGTGGGTTTACGTGCGCAATTAATCAGTATTCTAAAGCAGATAATCCCCTAATTAACCCTAATTTTGATGTTGAGAGTGGAATGGGCACTCATATTTTATATCTAGATTTCAATTCTTTGTATGCTAGTGCgatggttgaagctcttccacaGAATGGCATCAGAAAATTATCGAATGACGAGAAGAATGCTTTCCTCGATGTGGGATTAAGTAATGTTTCCTGTGAAGGTCAAAAGGGATATTGGATAGAATGTGATACCAAGCACATATCCCCCGAGGTAGCTAGACGCACTGATGAACTTCCTTTAATATTATCCCACATGAATATATCAGCagagatgttatctccttattgtgaatctatattgaaaaatgaag gttatatggatttttcaaatttcagtcctGAGCATCCCTTATATGATGATAGTAGAAAAGGGGAGCTGGGGTTATTGAAATCTGAAATGTGTGATAACCATATTAGCGAGTTGATAGCCCTGAAAGCTAAAATGTATTCTGTCAAGATTGCTGGAAGATCAACTACTGTCAGCAGAGCCAAGGGTATTCCTTCGCAATTTATGCCATTATTAACACATGCAAGATATAAGAATGTTTTATCAAATGTAGATAGAGAATTATTCACGT